The nucleotide sequence GGCGACCGCCTCTATATCGAGCTGCAGCGCCACGGCATCGACAAGGAGCGGCGCATCGAGAGCGGGCTGATCGACATCGCCTACACAAAAGGCCTGCCGCTGGTCGCGACCAATGAGCCGTATTTCGCTGCGACGGACGACTACGAGGCGCACGACGCGCTGCTCTGCATTGCCGGCGGACGGCTGATCGCCGAGACCGATCGCGTGCAGCTCACGCCGGATCACCGTTTCAAGACGCGCGCCGAGATGGCGGTGCTGTTCGCCGACATTCCGGAGGCGCTGGCCTCGACGGTCGAGATCGCCGAGCGCTGCTCGTTCCGCCCGATGACGCGCAAGCCGATCCTGCCGTTCTTCACCGTCGGTGCCGCGGCCAGCTCCGACGCCGCCGCGGTGGAGGCAGCCGAATTGAAGCGGCAGGCGGAGGAGGGGCTTGCCAACCGCCTGCGCGTCCACGGCTTGGCGCCGAACACGACGGAGGAGGACTACAACAAGCGCCTGGCATTCGAGCTCGACGTCATCATGCGGATGAAGTACGCGGGCTACTTCCTGATCGTGTCCGACTTCATCAAATGGGCGAAGGCGCACGGCATCCCGGTCGGGCCGGGCCGCGGCTCCGGCGCAGGCTCGCTCGTCGCCTGGGCGCTGACCATCACCGATCTCGATCCGATCAAGTTCGGCCTGCTGTTCGAGCGCTTCCTCAATCCGGAACGCGTCTCGATGCCGGACTTCGACATCGACTTCTGCCAGGACCGCCGCGGTGAGGTGATCCAGTATGTGCAGCAGCGCTACGGCCGCGACCAGGTCGCCCAGATCATCACCTTCGGTACGCTGCAGGCGCGCGGCGTGCTGCGCGACGTCGGCCGCGTGCTGCAAATGCCGTATGGCCAGGTCGACAAGCTCACCAAGCTGGTGCCGCAGAATCCGGCTGCGCCCGTGACGCTGGCCGCCGCCATCGAGAGCGAGCCGAAGCTCCAGGCGTTTCGCGACGAGGATCCGGTGGTGGCGCGTGCCTTCGATATCGCACAGCGCCTCGAAGGCCTGACGCGCCACGCCTCGACGCATGCGGCCGGCATCGTGATCGGCGACCGTCCCTTGAGCGAGCTCGTGCCGCTCTATCGCGATCCCAAGTCCGACATGCCGGTGACCCAGTTCAACATGAAATGGGTCGAGCCGGCCGGCCTCGTGAAATTCGACTTCCTCGGCCTGAAGACGCTGACGGTGCTCGACGTCGCGGTAAAGCTGCTCAAGCCGCGCAACATCCATGTCGATCTCGCCACGCTGCCGATCGACGACGCGGAAAGCTACCAGATGCTGGCGCGCGGCGACGTGGTCGGCGTGTTTCAGGTTGAAAGTCAGGGCATGCGGCGCGCGCTGATCGACATGCGCCCCGACCGTTTCGAGGACATCATCGCGCTGGTCGCGCTGTACCGTCCGGGTCCGATGGCGAACATCCCGACCTATTGCGCCCGCAAGCACGGCGACGAGGAGCCGGAATATCTGCACCCCGTGCTGGAGCCGATCCTGAAGGAGACGTTCGGCGTCATCATCTACCAGGAACAGGTGATGCAGATCGCGCAGGTGATGTCGGGGTACTCGCTCGGCGACGCCGACCTGCTCCGCCGTGCGATGGGCAAGAAGATCCGCGCCGAGATGGACAAGCAGCGCGACATCTTCGTCGCCGGCGCGGTGAAGAACGGCGTGCCGAAGGCGCAGGCCGAGACCATCTTCGAGCTGCTGGCGAAATTCGCCGACTACGGCTTCAACAAGAGCCATGCGGCGGCCTACGCGCTGGTGTCCTACCACACCGCCTACATGAAGGCGCATTATCCGGTGGAGTTCATCGCGGCGTCGATGACGCTCGATCTCAACAATACGGACAAGCTTTCGGAATTCCGCTCCGAGGCGCAGCGCCTCGGCATCAAGGTCGAGCCGCCGAATGTCAACCGGTCAGGGGCGACCTTTGATGTCGGCGACAAGACGATCTACTACGCGCTCGCAGCCCTCAAGGGCGTCGGCCTTCAGGCGGTCGAGCAAATCATCGAGGAGCGCACCAGGAATGGGCTGTTCACCTCGCTTGCGGATTTCGCCGCGCGGGTAAATCCCCGTGCGATCAACAAGCGCATCATCGAGAGCCTGGCTGCCGCCGGCGCCTTTGACACGCTGGAGCCGAACCGCGCCCGCGTCTTTGCCGGTGCGGACGCGATCCTCGCGGCCTGTCAGCGCGCGCATGAGGCGGCCACCATCGGCCAGAACGATATGTTCGGCGGCGCTGCGGACGCGCCCACCATCATGCTGCCGCAGATCGAGGCCTGGCTGCCGGCCGAGCGGCTGCGCCGCGAATACGACGCGATCGGCTTCTTCCTGTCGGGCCATCCGCTCGATGACTACGCGACCGTGCTGAAGCGCCTGCGCGTGCAGTCCTGGGCGGAGTTTTCGCGTGCGGTGAAGACCGGCGCGACCGCCGGCAAGGTCGCGGCCACCGTGGTGTCGCGCATGGAACGGCGCACCAAGACCGGCAACAAGATGGGTATCATGGGCCTGTCCGATCCGACCGGCCATTTCGAGGCGGTGCTGTTCTCCGAAGGCCTCGCGCAATATCGCGACGTGCTGGAGCCGGGCGCCGCGGTGCTGCTCCAACTCGGCGCGGAGCTCCAGGGCGAGGATGTGCGCGCGCGCGTCCTGCACGCCGAGCCGCTGGATGATGCGGCTGCCAAGACGCAGAAGGGGTTGCGCATCTTCCTGCGCGATACCAAGCCGCTGGAGTCGATCGCCAAGCGTCTTGCCGGACCCGAGATGGCTGCCTCGAACGGTGCAGCGCCAAAGGTGGGCAGCCCAGGCATCGCGCCCCGCTCCAACGGCGACGGCGAGGTCTCGCTGGTGATGATGCTTGATCTCGAGACCGAGGTGGAGATGAAGCTGCCCGGCCGCTTCAAGGTCTCGCCGCAGATCGCCGGCGCGATCAAGGCGGTCGCAGGCGTCGTCGACGTACAGCAGCTCTAAGCCGTGTACTCATAAATCGGGGCAATTGGTGCGGCGCGCCCGATTTCCGCTCGTCAGCCAAGAGCGGCGCGAAAGCGGACGTCGGCGGAGGTCGCAAAAGCGCCAAATCCGGACGTCCATCCAAACGTGGTCGAGCGCTTGAGCTCGGGGCCCGCAGAGCATCGAAAATTTAGATGACCGGATAGGGCGAATGGTGGACCGCCGTCGAGGCGCAAAGCTTTGCCGTTGCTGCGGTAAATTCGCTTTCGAGTTGGGTGCTGCGCGCGTACCTGACTTGCTGACGATGTTGGTCGCTTGAAATACGATATATATCAATGTGTTGAAAAATATTGCATGCAATATGCAATTTTTCGATTGAGCCTACGTTGCGATTGCCCTAGACCAGAAAGGGCCCACGCCTCCCGCCA is from Bradyrhizobium sp. ISRA430 and encodes:
- the dnaE gene encoding DNA polymerase III subunit alpha encodes the protein MPSAGFVHLHVHSAYSLLKGSIKIAKLAELAKKDHQPALALTDTDNMFGALEFSDKMAGSGIQPIVGCELAIDFGDQDPNARNALLPSRVVLLAAQERGYRSLMRLNSRAFLETPDTHASHIKFDWLEGETEGLIALTGGPDGPISLALAAGHAELAATRCERLASLFGDRLYIELQRHGIDKERRIESGLIDIAYTKGLPLVATNEPYFAATDDYEAHDALLCIAGGRLIAETDRVQLTPDHRFKTRAEMAVLFADIPEALASTVEIAERCSFRPMTRKPILPFFTVGAAASSDAAAVEAAELKRQAEEGLANRLRVHGLAPNTTEEDYNKRLAFELDVIMRMKYAGYFLIVSDFIKWAKAHGIPVGPGRGSGAGSLVAWALTITDLDPIKFGLLFERFLNPERVSMPDFDIDFCQDRRGEVIQYVQQRYGRDQVAQIITFGTLQARGVLRDVGRVLQMPYGQVDKLTKLVPQNPAAPVTLAAAIESEPKLQAFRDEDPVVARAFDIAQRLEGLTRHASTHAAGIVIGDRPLSELVPLYRDPKSDMPVTQFNMKWVEPAGLVKFDFLGLKTLTVLDVAVKLLKPRNIHVDLATLPIDDAESYQMLARGDVVGVFQVESQGMRRALIDMRPDRFEDIIALVALYRPGPMANIPTYCARKHGDEEPEYLHPVLEPILKETFGVIIYQEQVMQIAQVMSGYSLGDADLLRRAMGKKIRAEMDKQRDIFVAGAVKNGVPKAQAETIFELLAKFADYGFNKSHAAAYALVSYHTAYMKAHYPVEFIAASMTLDLNNTDKLSEFRSEAQRLGIKVEPPNVNRSGATFDVGDKTIYYALAALKGVGLQAVEQIIEERTRNGLFTSLADFAARVNPRAINKRIIESLAAAGAFDTLEPNRARVFAGADAILAACQRAHEAATIGQNDMFGGAADAPTIMLPQIEAWLPAERLRREYDAIGFFLSGHPLDDYATVLKRLRVQSWAEFSRAVKTGATAGKVAATVVSRMERRTKTGNKMGIMGLSDPTGHFEAVLFSEGLAQYRDVLEPGAAVLLQLGAELQGEDVRARVLHAEPLDDAAAKTQKGLRIFLRDTKPLESIAKRLAGPEMAASNGAAPKVGSPGIAPRSNGDGEVSLVMMLDLETEVEMKLPGRFKVSPQIAGAIKAVAGVVDVQQL